One Candidatus Woesebacteria bacterium genomic window, TCATGTCAAAAATTATCAGAGGCAAATTCGGAATTAACGACGAAGATATAAAAATCAAAAACGATTTAACACGCTCCTTTGATAAAGCCAGCGTTAAGATCAAAACCAGTAAATAAGTAGGCAAGTAAAGATATTCCAATGAAATTCCGACACCTGAAAGAATTCCCAACCAAAATACTTGCCAGTATTTAAATTTTGTTTTTTCTTCATGTAACAAGTACAAAGTCAAAACACCAACTAGTGGTAGATAATTCAAAATCCAAATAAAGAGCGAGTGGTAGATCATATAATTGTTAAATAAAAATAATATTAGAGAAAAGGTCGCAGTTTTTTTACCAAACATCCTCTTAGTAACCATGTAAAAAATCAGGGCGGTGAAAATGTTCAAAACAGAAAAATAAATAGATATTGGCAATACTTGATAATTAAAAACAAATAGTAATGGAATCAAAGAGTAGCTAAATAAAGACCCTGAAAAGATTTTAAGTCCTCGCGAAGTGATTCTTTGAACATTTTCAATTCCAAGAAGGGAAAATTTCTCTTTGATCATATTAGCCGAAGTTTCCAGACTTATCGCCTGCTCGGGACCAAAAGTAACTCTATTCTCAAAATTATAAAAACGAACAACCACTGCGACCAGAAAGATCACAATTACCAATAAATTATTTTTTGATAATATTTT contains:
- a CDS encoding Glycosyl transferase family 39: MVIVIFLVAVVVRFYNFENRVTFGPEQAISLETSANMIKEKFSLLGIENVQRITSRGLKIFSGSLFSYSLIPLLFVFNYQVLPISIYFSVLNIFTALIFYMVTKRMFGKKTATFSLILFLFNNYMIYHSLFIWILNYLPLVGVLTLYLLHEEKTKFKYWQVFWLGILSGVGISLEYLYLPTYLLVLILTLALSKERVKSFLIFISSSLIPNLPLIIFDMRHNFYNLTVLWQYFLDAISKPEISGIAYYHFLQFWPVVALILGYLLFKIWDKNKLIVCLLVTVYLFFNISSSLVKFDRPTGMPKDLTIKNISYATSQIKRDNPFDFNVVVINDFDTRGHILRYYLRFNNNISPLGVEDYPISKTLYVLAPLDYNFSETQVWEIQSFGYKEAIKLTDVGKNFGLFKLQRNENVTNYSNLQ